A DNA window from Boseongicola sp. contains the following coding sequences:
- a CDS encoding ABC transporter permease → MANTSDGIGGLTFDKSKRSWPNEMNILLALIIIIVIFEIMGQLLPHMRGQSFLFDTKDRFDGIFGMFNVARLQIIILQVAIIGIIALGVTQVIITAGIDLSSGPLVAATAMIAMSFGQTELVNGNPNPKALFGTWAMDLPVIIPVVIGIAFGGMIGAINGTFIAYLRIPPFIATLGMFLICRGIALWWSSGNPISFPTDSYAFIGSGMMPVVWFILLAFVFHIIMTRTLYGKHTYAIGSNEDAARMSGINVKRHKITVYMIASMLAAFAGIVLSSKASTAQAGMGEFYELFAIAMAVIGGISLTGGRGSIIGTVLGAMVLGVIRSGFTFVKLDGSYQLMAMGSIIIAAVVLDQYRQKNQA, encoded by the coding sequence ATGGCAAACACCAGCGACGGCATTGGCGGGCTCACTTTTGACAAGAGCAAAAGGTCTTGGCCCAACGAGATGAACATTTTACTTGCGTTGATAATCATCATCGTGATCTTCGAAATTATGGGGCAGTTGTTGCCTCACATGAGGGGACAAAGCTTTCTCTTTGACACCAAAGACCGGTTTGACGGCATTTTCGGGATGTTTAACGTAGCCAGACTGCAGATTATCATCCTGCAGGTGGCAATTATCGGCATTATCGCCCTTGGGGTAACCCAGGTGATTATCACAGCAGGCATTGACCTAAGTTCGGGTCCGTTAGTTGCCGCGACCGCAATGATCGCGATGAGCTTTGGTCAAACTGAATTGGTCAATGGAAACCCAAATCCCAAAGCACTTTTTGGCACCTGGGCGATGGACTTACCGGTCATAATTCCGGTCGTAATAGGCATAGCATTTGGCGGAATGATCGGCGCAATCAACGGCACCTTCATCGCTTATCTTCGTATTCCACCTTTTATCGCGACCTTGGGCATGTTCCTTATCTGCCGCGGTATCGCACTGTGGTGGTCCAGCGGTAACCCAATCTCCTTCCCGACCGATTCTTATGCCTTTATCGGATCGGGCATGATGCCGGTTGTCTGGTTTATCCTGTTGGCGTTCGTCTTCCACATCATCATGACTCGCACCCTTTATGGCAAGCACACCTACGCAATCGGCTCCAATGAAGACGCAGCGCGGATGTCGGGCATCAATGTCAAACGCCACAAGATAACGGTCTACATGATCGCCTCAATGCTGGCAGCGTTCGCAGGGATTGTTCTCAGTTCCAAGGCTTCAACCGCACAGGCCGGCATGGGTGAATTCTACGAACTATTCGCCATTGCCATGGCGGTTATCGGCGGCATCAGCCTAACCGGCGGGCGCGGTTCAATCATCGGAACAGTACTTGGCGCTATGGTTCTCGGCGTCATCCGCTCGGGCTTTACGTTCGTCAAACTCGACGGATCATATCAGCTCATGGCTATGGGTAGTATCATCATCGCGGCGGTGGTCCTCGACCAGTACCGACAAAAGAACCAAGCTTGA
- a CDS encoding IS3 family transposase (programmed frameshift), with protein sequence MRQTTGTRRSPGEKIVKEIKRATRKQYSSEEKIRIVLDGLRGEDSIAELCRREGISQGIYYKWSKDFMEAGKRRLAGDTARAATTDEVKDLRREARDLKEVVAEQTLELRLLKKHDRRWGRPRMRYAASEKLEIIRLVEGSHLSARRTLAKLGIPRTTFYRWYDRYRQRGDAGLVDQAPKPRHVWNRIPDEVRRKVVKLALQETELSPRELAVTFTDRERYFVSESSVYRALKAHDLITSPAFIVLKAANEFKDKTTAINQLWQTDFTYLKVLGWGWFYLSTILDDYSRYIISWKLCTNMRAEDVTDTLDLALQASGCDQVHVIHKPRLLSDNGSSYVSGDLAEWLQDKGMKHSRGAPYHPQTQGKIERWHQTLKNRILLENYFLPGDLETQIEAFVDHYNHKRYHESLNNVTPADVYFGRDKAILRQRERIKRKTLEARRLHHRQRAA encoded by the exons ATGAGACAGACAACTGGAACTCGCAGGAGCCCCGGCGAGAAGATCGTCAAAGAGATCAAACGGGCGACGCGCAAACAGTATTCGTCAGAAGAGAAGATCCGGATCGTGCTGGATGGCTTGCGTGGCGAAGACAGCATTGCTGAGTTGTGCCGTCGTGAGGGAATATCTCAAGGTATCTACTACAAATGGTCCAAGGACTTCATGGAAGCTGGCAAACGGCGGCTTGCTGGAGATACGGCGCGTGCGGCTACGACCGACGAAGTCAAGGACCTGCGCCGCGAAGCCCGAGACCTGAAGGAGGTCGTTGCCGAGCAAACACTGGAACTGCGTCTTCTC AAAAAGCATGACCGGCGGTGGGGGCGACCAAGAATGAGGTATGCTGCATCTGAGAAGTTGGAGATCATCCGGCTTGTTGAGGGGTCGCATTTGTCTGCTCGTCGAACATTGGCAAAGCTGGGCATCCCCCGCACCACATTTTACCGTTGGTATGATCGGTATCGGCAGCGCGGCGACGCTGGCCTTGTGGATCAAGCGCCTAAGCCCAGACATGTCTGGAACCGCATCCCCGACGAAGTCCGGCGCAAGGTCGTCAAGCTGGCGCTGCAGGAGACGGAGCTGTCGCCGCGCGAACTGGCAGTGACGTTCACGGATCGGGAGCGCTACTTCGTCTCGGAATCTTCAGTCTATCGGGCCCTGAAGGCCCACGATCTGATCACCAGCCCGGCCTTTATCGTGCTCAAGGCGGCAAACGAGTTCAAAGACAAGACCACTGCGATCAACCAGCTTTGGCAAACCGACTTCACCTATCTCAAAGTGCTTGGCTGGGGCTGGTTCTATCTCAGCACAATCCTGGACGACTACAGCCGCTACATCATCTCGTGGAAACTCTGCACGAACATGCGGGCAGAGGACGTGACGGACACCCTGGATTTGGCGCTACAAGCATCAGGGTGCGATCAGGTTCACGTCATCCACAAACCCCGCCTCCTCAGCGACAACGGGTCCAGTTACGTCTCTGGCGATCTGGCTGAATGGCTGCAGGACAAAGGCATGAAGCATTCTCGGGGCGCACCATATCATCCCCAGACACAGGGCAAGATCGAGAGGTGGCATCAAACCCTGAAGAACCGCATCCTATTGGAGAACTACTTCCTTCCGGGAGACCTCGAAACCCAGATCGAAGCCTTCGTCGATCACTACAATCACAAGCGCTACCACGAGAGCCTGAACAACGTCACACCCGCCGACGTCTACTTCGGGCGTGACAAAGCCATTCTAAGACAACGGGAAAGGATCAAACGAAAGACGCTCGAAGCGCGGCGCTTGCATCACAGACAGCGCGCCGCATAA
- a CDS encoding MFS transporter, with protein MDRAEIVHQNFLRRTKVGDLPQMADIASDLSPFAAMEIYRAQVLSRALDRQSRVMQKAGQGYYTIGASGHEGMAAVALATRPSDPAFLHYRDAAFQIARAGQVPGQTPGWDLLLSFACAVEDPISGGRHKVLGSYDLMIPPQTSTIASHLPKALGAAYSQGVARRHVPEHRVFDPDAIVICSFGDASANHSTAQGALNAAGWASVQGTPLPLLFICEDNGIGISVKTPNGWIEATMKHRPGVKYFAADGLDMVDTYRVAKEASDYVRQQRKPAFLHLSMVRLYGHAGADVATSYLSRAEVERDEDNDPLLKSASRLQSGGIASVDEAMRFYVETELRVARQAAEVVKRPRLQTADEVMATIVPPVRTCRPSNGPDPERRRALLGADAASDAPQTMSKCLNMAMTDLMLEHTEVVLMGEDVGKKGGVYGVTQKLQARFGPDRVIDTLLDETSILGLGIGMGQNGFVPIPEIQFLAYLHNAEDQLRGEAATLPFFSQGKFTNPMVIRVAGLGYQKGFGGHFHNDNSLAVLRDIPGLIIACPSNGCDAALMLREAVRLTREEQRVVVFVEPIALYNHRDLFEDGDAGWMTAYPHDNERIGLDEIGVHGRGRDLAIVTYGNGHMLSRKAAKVLDEKHGVATRVIDLRWLAPLAEDRLIEALDGVDSVLIVDECRRTGGQAEALMALMTERGIGRFGRHTAEDSFIATGPAFAATLPRTDTIVDAALELVRRKS; from the coding sequence ATGGATCGCGCCGAGATCGTTCATCAGAATTTTCTGCGCCGCACAAAGGTGGGTGATCTTCCGCAGATGGCCGACATCGCGAGCGACTTAAGCCCGTTTGCAGCCATGGAGATTTATCGAGCGCAGGTTTTGAGCCGTGCATTGGATCGGCAAAGCCGGGTAATGCAGAAGGCAGGCCAGGGTTACTATACTATTGGGGCCTCGGGTCACGAGGGGATGGCGGCTGTCGCGCTGGCAACGCGTCCAAGTGATCCCGCTTTTTTGCACTACCGTGATGCGGCCTTTCAAATTGCACGGGCGGGACAAGTGCCGGGACAGACTCCTGGTTGGGATTTGCTGTTGAGTTTCGCGTGTGCGGTAGAGGATCCCATTTCAGGTGGGCGCCACAAAGTGTTGGGATCGTATGATTTGATGATCCCGCCTCAAACATCGACGATTGCAAGTCATTTGCCCAAGGCGCTAGGCGCAGCTTATTCTCAGGGGGTTGCACGAAGGCATGTGCCCGAACATCGGGTGTTTGATCCAGATGCCATTGTGATCTGTTCGTTCGGGGACGCCTCGGCCAATCATTCAACGGCGCAGGGCGCTCTGAACGCAGCTGGCTGGGCGTCGGTTCAAGGGACGCCGCTGCCGCTGTTATTCATATGCGAAGACAATGGGATAGGTATTTCCGTTAAGACACCGAATGGGTGGATTGAAGCGACGATGAAACACCGCCCTGGGGTGAAATATTTTGCAGCGGACGGCTTGGACATGGTTGACACCTACCGGGTCGCGAAAGAAGCATCGGACTATGTGCGTCAACAGCGCAAGCCTGCATTTCTGCATTTGTCCATGGTTCGACTCTACGGGCATGCTGGTGCTGACGTCGCAACGTCGTATCTTAGCCGGGCCGAGGTTGAGCGCGATGAAGACAACGATCCGCTGTTGAAATCTGCATCGCGTCTGCAAAGCGGGGGCATCGCGTCAGTGGACGAAGCGATGCGGTTCTATGTCGAAACAGAACTAAGGGTCGCGCGTCAGGCCGCGGAGGTAGTCAAGCGGCCACGGTTGCAAACTGCTGATGAAGTCATGGCTACAATTGTGCCCCCTGTTCGTACGTGTCGCCCAAGCAATGGTCCAGATCCCGAGCGTCGCCGCGCTTTGCTTGGAGCCGATGCAGCGAGTGATGCGCCACAAACGATGAGCAAGTGTTTGAACATGGCTATGACGGATTTGATGCTGGAGCACACAGAAGTTGTGCTGATGGGCGAGGATGTCGGCAAAAAAGGCGGCGTTTATGGAGTGACGCAGAAGTTACAGGCGCGTTTTGGACCGGACCGGGTGATCGATACGCTTTTGGATGAGACGTCAATTTTGGGGCTTGGCATCGGAATGGGGCAGAACGGCTTCGTGCCAATCCCGGAAATTCAGTTCCTGGCCTATTTGCACAATGCCGAAGATCAGTTGCGGGGCGAGGCGGCGACATTGCCGTTTTTTTCGCAGGGCAAGTTCACCAATCCAATGGTGATCCGGGTCGCAGGATTGGGATATCAAAAGGGCTTCGGTGGGCATTTCCACAATGACAACTCACTGGCTGTCTTGCGCGACATTCCTGGCCTGATCATTGCGTGTCCGTCCAACGGATGCGATGCGGCTTTGATGTTGCGCGAGGCGGTTCGGTTGACGAGGGAAGAGCAGCGAGTGGTGGTCTTTGTTGAGCCCATCGCACTTTATAATCACCGCGACCTGTTTGAGGACGGCGATGCCGGTTGGATGACTGCATATCCGCATGACAATGAGCGTATTGGCTTGGATGAAATAGGCGTACACGGACGGGGGCGTGACCTGGCCATCGTTACATACGGTAATGGCCATATGCTTTCGCGCAAGGCTGCGAAAGTTCTGGATGAAAAGCACGGTGTGGCGACTCGCGTGATCGATTTGCGTTGGTTGGCTCCGTTGGCCGAGGATCGTCTGATTGAGGCGCTGGACGGCGTTGATAGTGTCTTAATCGTTGATGAATGCCGTCGCACGGGCGGTCAGGCTGAAGCGTTGATGGCGCTTATGACAGAGCGTGGGATCGGGCGGTTTGGGCGGCATACTGCTGAAGACAGCTTCATTGCTACGGGCCCCGCTTTTGCGGCAACTTTGCCTAGAACTGATACGATCGTTGACGCAGCACTGGAATTGGTGAGGCGGAAATCATGA
- a CDS encoding ACP S-malonyltransferase translates to MTRTAVLICPGRGSYNKEDLGYLGRHHSSSNFVLGLDAIRSADGNETVSVLDGSGDFKLAKFSKGDVASPLIYACSFADAYSLAEDIEVVAVTGNSMGWYTTLGVAGAVSAEDGFRIVDTMGALMQEHMIGGQIVYPVWGSDWVPDSLRRAELLELIREIDSRSNHALGLSIDLAGALVVAGNDQGLSAFEAAVPQIANRFPMRLSNHAAFHTQLQNPVSEIAQNAFANMKFGQPRVPMVDGRGHIWWPSCSDPSLLRSYTFGQQIVEPYEFGTAIRVAAQEFAPDMFIILGPGTTMGGAVAQSLIGCGWMEMKSKSDFEAIQDKSELLVSMARADQRSIVEA, encoded by the coding sequence ATGACAAGGACAGCCGTTTTGATCTGTCCGGGGCGCGGTTCTTACAACAAAGAGGACCTCGGGTATTTGGGGCGTCATCACAGCAGTTCTAACTTCGTCCTTGGATTAGATGCGATCCGCTCTGCAGATGGCAATGAAACCGTCAGCGTATTGGACGGTTCCGGGGATTTCAAACTGGCAAAATTCTCGAAAGGTGATGTGGCGTCGCCGCTGATTTACGCATGCTCTTTTGCGGATGCGTACAGTTTGGCGGAAGACATTGAAGTTGTCGCGGTCACCGGAAATTCGATGGGATGGTATACGACGCTGGGTGTAGCCGGAGCGGTATCAGCCGAGGATGGGTTTCGGATTGTCGACACGATGGGCGCATTGATGCAAGAGCACATGATCGGCGGACAGATAGTCTACCCCGTGTGGGGTAGCGACTGGGTGCCTGACAGTCTGCGCCGTGCGGAGCTGTTAGAGTTGATACGAGAAATCGATTCTCGATCTAATCACGCGCTTGGTTTGTCGATTGATTTGGCCGGGGCGCTAGTCGTCGCTGGTAATGATCAGGGATTGAGTGCCTTTGAAGCCGCGGTGCCCCAAATCGCCAACAGATTTCCGATGCGACTGTCAAACCACGCGGCGTTTCACACCCAGTTACAAAATCCAGTATCGGAAATTGCGCAGAACGCGTTTGCAAACATGAAGTTTGGCCAACCCCGCGTTCCAATGGTTGATGGGCGCGGACACATCTGGTGGCCGAGTTGTAGCGATCCCAGTTTGCTGCGGAGCTACACATTTGGACAACAGATCGTAGAACCTTATGAATTTGGCACTGCGATCAGGGTGGCGGCACAGGAATTTGCGCCCGATATGTTCATCATATTGGGGCCTGGCACGACAATGGGTGGTGCCGTTGCACAGTCTTTGATCGGATGCGGATGGATGGAAATGAAGTCGAAGTCTGACTTCGAGGCTATTCAGGACAAATCTGAATTGCTGGTGTCGATGGCGCGAGCTGATCAGCGATCAATCGTAGAAGCATAA
- a CDS encoding AEC family transporter yields MQALLDVILPVFLIIGFGYFAVWKGWFTDTGVDGLMKFTQSFAIPCLLFNAIATLDLGANFNLPMLLSFYLGAAGGFLAAFIAARFLFKRNPVDSVAIGFVGLFSNSVLLGLPITERAYGVEALGGNFAIVAMHAPFCYMLGVTAMEIAKSRGAGAMQTTKLVLRSMFRNALVIGIGLGFIVNITNLPLPGVLSDSINLMIRAAIPAALFGLGGVLYRYRPQGDIRVIIMVCGISLILHPAITFALASNMNLDKDAFRSAVLTASMAPGINTYLFANMYGAARRVAASAVLFGTLASILSVWLWLLILP; encoded by the coding sequence ATGCAGGCTCTTTTAGACGTCATCCTGCCCGTGTTCCTGATCATCGGGTTCGGATATTTTGCGGTTTGGAAAGGCTGGTTCACCGATACTGGCGTCGATGGGTTAATGAAATTTACCCAATCCTTTGCCATTCCCTGCCTATTGTTCAACGCCATCGCAACACTGGATCTGGGCGCAAACTTCAATTTGCCCATGCTTTTGTCCTTTTACCTTGGAGCCGCCGGGGGATTTTTGGCAGCATTCATCGCCGCGCGGTTCCTGTTCAAACGCAACCCAGTAGATAGCGTTGCAATTGGATTTGTTGGATTATTCTCGAATTCGGTGCTTTTGGGCTTGCCGATAACCGAGCGTGCATATGGAGTCGAAGCGCTTGGCGGCAACTTTGCAATTGTCGCAATGCACGCACCATTTTGTTACATGCTTGGCGTTACCGCCATGGAAATTGCAAAAAGCCGCGGTGCCGGAGCTATGCAGACCACCAAACTGGTGCTGCGTTCGATGTTTCGTAATGCGCTTGTCATCGGCATTGGCCTTGGCTTCATCGTCAACATCACGAATTTGCCCCTTCCTGGGGTCTTGAGCGACAGCATTAACCTGATGATCCGCGCTGCGATACCGGCGGCTCTTTTTGGGTTGGGCGGAGTCCTATATCGATATCGCCCACAAGGCGATATTCGTGTTATCATAATGGTTTGCGGAATTTCTTTAATCTTGCATCCGGCAATCACTTTTGCGCTGGCCTCCAATATGAATCTAGACAAAGACGCTTTCCGATCAGCAGTTTTGACCGCCAGCATGGCACCCGGCATCAACACCTACCTCTTTGCCAATATGTATGGTGCAGCCCGCCGTGTTGCCGCCTCAGCGGTGTTGTTTGGAACGCTAGCCTCTATCCTGTCAGTCTGGCTCTGGCTTTTAATTCTGCCCTAA
- a CDS encoding MBL fold metallo-hydrolase — MAKLKFTILGCGSSGGVPRLGGLWGACDPENPKNRRRRCSMLVERVSDAGTTRVLIDTSPDMREQLLSADIGNLDAVIYTHGHADHVHGIDDLRMIVFNQKTRVAVWADGPTQERLFASFGYAFVQPQGSPYPPILDMYTIDGDVTISGSGGDITFIPFEVDHGAIDALGFRIKDVAYLPDVAEIPEHSWPAVSNLNIWVLDALRRTPHPTHAHLERSLEWIAKARPKRAILTNMHIDMDFEEVDRDTPDNVEPAFDGLQFEVND; from the coding sequence ATGGCAAAGCTAAAGTTCACCATATTGGGCTGCGGCTCTTCCGGCGGTGTTCCGCGTTTGGGCGGTCTTTGGGGCGCTTGCGACCCTGAAAACCCGAAGAACAGGCGGCGGCGGTGTTCGATGCTGGTTGAACGCGTTTCTGACGCTGGCACGACGCGCGTATTGATCGACACTTCGCCGGATATGCGCGAACAACTGTTATCCGCAGATATCGGCAATCTTGATGCGGTAATCTACACCCACGGACACGCCGACCATGTCCATGGCATCGACGACCTGCGTATGATCGTTTTCAACCAGAAAACCCGGGTCGCGGTCTGGGCTGACGGACCTACACAGGAACGGCTTTTTGCCAGCTTCGGGTATGCATTCGTCCAACCCCAAGGCTCGCCCTATCCGCCCATCCTGGACATGTATACAATCGACGGCGATGTGACGATATCCGGAAGTGGCGGTGACATCACATTTATCCCGTTCGAAGTGGATCACGGTGCCATTGATGCCCTTGGATTTCGCATCAAGGACGTAGCATATCTGCCTGATGTCGCAGAGATTCCAGAGCATTCTTGGCCAGCCGTCAGCAACCTCAATATTTGGGTATTGGATGCCCTTCGCCGAACGCCCCATCCAACACACGCGCACTTAGAACGCTCTCTGGAATGGATCGCCAAAGCTAGGCCAAAACGTGCGATCCTGACGAATATGCATATCGATATGGACTTCGAAGAAGTTGACCGCGACACACCTGACAACGTCGAGCCCGCCTTCGACGGGTTACAGTTTGAAGTGAACGACTGA
- a CDS encoding YchF/TatD family DNA exonuclease, with product MSNNADTPLLTDSHCHLDFPQFEGEIEDLLARAAERGVHRMVTICTKLRTLPGVQNLAEAHAPIFFAAGTHPMSAADEPLVSVEDLESVASHPKCVGIGETGLDYHYTADSKDIQQQSLRIHIEAARRTELPLIIHARDADDDMARILNEEHQTGAYACVMHCFSSSAELAKAALDLGFYLSMSGIAAFPKSQELRDIFAAAPLDRILVETDAPYLAPPPNRGRRNEPSYVADTARIGSEVFDLKYADFAAATEANFNRLFTKAARWQS from the coding sequence ATGTCCAACAATGCCGACACGCCCTTGCTGACCGACAGCCATTGCCACCTCGATTTCCCCCAGTTTGAGGGAGAAATCGAGGACCTGTTGGCCCGCGCGGCAGAGCGCGGCGTGCACCGTATGGTGACCATCTGCACCAAATTGCGCACCCTGCCAGGCGTCCAGAACCTTGCCGAAGCCCACGCTCCCATCTTTTTCGCAGCCGGAACTCACCCGATGTCTGCTGCAGACGAACCATTGGTCTCAGTTGAAGACCTCGAATCCGTTGCATCGCATCCCAAATGCGTCGGCATCGGTGAAACTGGACTGGATTACCATTACACCGCTGACAGCAAAGATATTCAGCAACAAAGTTTGCGCATCCATATCGAGGCCGCACGGCGCACAGAACTTCCCCTAATCATTCATGCTCGCGACGCAGACGACGACATGGCTCGCATCCTCAACGAAGAGCACCAAACAGGGGCATATGCTTGCGTCATGCATTGCTTTTCCAGTAGCGCCGAACTGGCGAAGGCCGCGCTCGACCTGGGATTCTATCTGTCCATGTCGGGTATCGCCGCCTTCCCCAAAAGCCAGGAACTGCGCGATATTTTCGCAGCCGCACCTTTGGACCGCATTCTCGTCGAAACCGACGCCCCATACCTCGCTCCACCGCCCAATCGCGGCAGGCGCAACGAGCCATCCTATGTCGCTGACACAGCCCGGATCGGTTCCGAAGTCTTCGATTTGAAGTATGCAGACTTCGCGGCTGCGACTGAAGCCAACTTCAACCGTCTCTTCACCAAGGCGGCCAGATGGCAAAGCTAA
- a CDS encoding DNA polymerase III subunit delta' produces the protein MSDEDLPESDRADDAPHPRATLQLFGHVQAETEVLDAISRDKLHHAWMITGPSGIGKATLAWHMARHLIATPPNSDGGLFGETPPAPTSLDISPDHPVTRRILAMSEPGLLLLRRAWDRDRKRLKAQITVDEVRKLGTFFGLSSTDGGRRVVLVDSVDEMNPSAANALLKVLEEPPKNAILLLISHAPARLLPTIRSRCRELRLNSLNDRDMTAALTQAGFDTEHPEALTALANGSVGQAIRLLSNEGPALYQRIVNLLAQSPAMDRTEALKLAEYASQRGADDRLNLTVQLMDQALSRAARIGTGLPLAPEAIPNEHQMLTRLAPNLHAAQNLAQLQQDLSGRIAHGRAVNVDAQSLLLDALLKINDTAPRS, from the coding sequence ATGAGTGACGAAGACCTCCCCGAGTCTGATCGCGCAGACGATGCACCTCATCCGCGCGCGACACTGCAGCTCTTTGGGCATGTCCAGGCCGAAACGGAAGTGCTGGACGCGATTTCCCGGGATAAGTTGCACCATGCATGGATGATCACAGGTCCATCAGGCATCGGCAAGGCAACGCTGGCATGGCATATGGCACGCCACCTAATTGCCACTCCTCCTAACTCCGACGGCGGTCTTTTCGGCGAAACGCCGCCCGCACCAACGTCCCTCGATATATCACCCGACCATCCAGTCACACGCCGCATCTTGGCAATGTCGGAACCTGGCCTCCTTTTGCTCCGCCGTGCCTGGGACCGCGACCGAAAGCGCCTGAAAGCGCAGATAACTGTTGATGAAGTCCGCAAACTTGGCACCTTCTTCGGTCTAAGCTCTACTGATGGTGGCCGCCGTGTGGTCCTTGTTGACAGCGTCGATGAAATGAACCCTTCCGCTGCCAACGCCCTGTTGAAGGTGTTGGAGGAACCGCCGAAGAACGCTATCCTTCTTCTGATTTCCCACGCCCCCGCCCGTCTTTTGCCGACGATCAGGTCTCGGTGCCGCGAATTGCGCCTGAATTCTCTAAACGACCGGGATATGACCGCTGCTCTCACCCAGGCTGGCTTCGATACCGAACACCCCGAGGCTCTAACTGCCCTGGCAAATGGGTCGGTCGGCCAAGCGATCCGCCTACTGTCCAACGAGGGCCCTGCGCTCTATCAGCGGATCGTCAATCTATTGGCGCAAAGCCCCGCTATGGATCGCACCGAAGCTTTAAAACTGGCCGAATACGCGTCTCAACGCGGTGCCGATGACCGCCTGAACCTGACTGTTCAGCTAATGGACCAGGCGCTTTCCCGAGCAGCAAGAATTGGCACCGGACTACCACTTGCCCCCGAAGCCATCCCGAACGAGCATCAAATGCTGACCCGGCTGGCGCCAAATCTGCACGCAGCCCAAAACCTGGCGCAGCTGCAACAAGACCTTTCAGGCCGCATTGCCCATGGGCGCGCGGTCAACGTAGACGCCCAAAGCCTGCTGCTGGACGCCTTGTTGAAAATTAACGACACCGCCCCCCGTTCTTGA
- the tmk gene encoding dTMP kinase, whose product MNQGQFITFEGIDGSGKSTQARLLHDHLTSLGRDVVLTREPGGSTGAEEIRRLLVEGDPDRWSAETEILLFTAARRDHLEKTILPALNRGAIVISDRFADSTRVYQGAARGTLRTLVDRLHDAVIAKEPDLTFIIDMDPDAALARGLARNSGEDRFEDMGAAFQHKLHDGFLELAKANPTRCHLIDGNRTPEAVAVNVQSIVAAQS is encoded by the coding sequence ATGAACCAGGGGCAGTTTATTACATTCGAAGGTATCGACGGGTCAGGTAAGTCTACGCAGGCCCGGCTGCTGCACGATCATCTGACCTCCTTGGGGCGCGATGTCGTCTTGACCCGCGAACCCGGCGGCTCAACCGGCGCCGAAGAAATCCGACGGCTTTTGGTAGAAGGTGACCCTGATCGCTGGTCAGCGGAAACCGAAATCCTTCTTTTCACGGCTGCTCGACGCGACCACTTGGAAAAAACTATCCTGCCCGCTCTGAACCGAGGCGCCATAGTCATTTCCGATCGCTTTGCCGACAGCACCCGTGTCTACCAAGGCGCCGCGCGCGGGACGCTCAGAACCCTTGTCGATCGGCTCCACGATGCCGTCATCGCCAAAGAGCCTGATCTTACTTTCATCATTGATATGGACCCCGATGCAGCACTTGCCCGCGGACTGGCGCGCAACTCAGGCGAAGATCGCTTCGAAGACATGGGGGCAGCTTTCCAACACAAACTTCACGACGGCTTCCTTGAACTGGCAAAGGCCAACCCAACTCGCTGCCATTTGATTGACGGCAACCGCACACCCGAGGCCGTCGCAGTCAACGTTCAATCCATCGTGGCCGCACAATCATGA